Sequence from the Priestia megaterium genome:
CGCGACCAAAAAGTAGATATTGTGAAATTAACAGAAGGTGTATATAAAGTATCGTGGACTGAACCGACTGGAACAGATGTATCTTTGAACTTTATGCCTTATGAAAAACGGATGCACGGCATTATTTTCTTCCCGAAATGGGTACATGAACATCCTGAAATTACCGTGTGCTATCAAAATAATCATATTGATTTAATGCATGAATCCCGTGAAAAATACGAAACATATCCGAAATACGTTGTACCCGAATTTGCTGACATTACATTTATCAAAAATGTCGGAGCGAACAATGAGGAAGTTATCGCTCAAGCGCCTTACGAAGGAATGACAAATGATATTCGCGCCGGAAAATTAATTTAACACAGAGTCATAAAAAAGGCTGAGACAAAAGTATTTTAGTTGAAGGAAGATCCGAACGATGAATCGAGATTCTTGATGGAGAATCAAATTCGTTCGGATTTTTTTATGGTGACGGTGTAACAAGTATCCATATTGAGAGTAGTTGGTTATATAAAAAGCGGTTTATAATGAAGTAAAGGAGTGAAGAAAATGGAATTCAACATGAAAAAAGAGGCGGGGTTTACAACAAATCTTCCTTATGGAGAGCTACATATCGCCGGAGATGAAGAGTATGGCTTTCGTCCGTATCAGCTAATGGTATCGTCAATTGCTGTTTGCAGCGGAGGCGTGTTAAGAAAGATTCTAGAGAAAAAAAGAATCGCTTTTTCCGATTTACGCATCCAAGCTGATGTGACACGAAATGATGAAAAAGCGGGGCGAATCGAAAAAATTCATTTGCACTATATCATCACAGGAGAAGACCTGCCATTAGACAAAATTGAAAAATCAGTTGAGCTAGCACGAAAAAATTGTTCGATGCTACAGTCGGTTGTGGACAGTATTGAAGTGACAGAAACTTTCGAAATTAAATGAGGTTGGGACAAAAGTATTTTAGTTGAAGAAGATCCGAACGATGAATCGAGATTCTTGATAGAGAATCAAATTCGTTCGGATTTTTTTAGGGTGATGATGCACGTAGGTTTTATGTATGTAGGTACTGCTAGCTGGTGATTGGAGGGCAAGACGAAGACTCCTGCGGGAAAAGCGCAACAGGTGAGACCGCAGGAGCGGAAGCGACGAGGAGGCTCACCGCCCGCCCGCGGAAAGCGAAGTCTGGCATGGAAATCACCAGTGTTGTCACAAGCGATCCATACGAGCTCCTTGCTCCCATTTGTTCGTCTTTAGATGGAATGGACTTAGCTACGTCTCAATCTCATATTTCCTTTGGTTTGCTTCCGGCTTTATCAAAATAGCGCATGCGTTCAGGAGTCAGCTGAAGAAGCAAATAATGTGGGTCATCTGGACTTTTAATCCACTCTTTTAACTTTTCATTCCAAAATTTCTTTTTTAACTCTTCATTTGTTTCTACATTTACTTTGGCTTCTACCTCTACATACGGATCACTCCAACCTTGCCCATCATAGCCTAACAAAATATGAACGTAAGGGTTTTTTTCTAGTTCTTCGACTTTATGGGTATCTTTATTGGTGGCGGTGTAGAGCACAAGATCTTCATGAAAAAACATCATAAAGCGTGAATAAGGTTTTCCATCTTGAATTGTAGCTAACGTTCCAATTGTATAGTCATCCAGTACGGATAAAATTTGATTTTTTACATCATTATTGCTCATTTTTTCACTCCTTATTATATCTTTTTACCCTTGGTAGTTTGGCTGATTTTTAAATATCTTAATCAAAAATCAATTAAGGGTTTATCATTTATAAAAATAGGTTAAAAATACTAACATTGACGGTGAGTCTATACAAATTCCATTAATTTGATATGATTGATTTTGTTGTCAAAAAATGAATAAGGTAGGTGTACATATCGATGATCAATCGGATTTTTCTTATAGCGGTTATTCTTGGGGTGCCGCTATCTGTTATTGGGCACATGATGCACTGGTCAGATGTTCTTATGTTTATTATTTACTGTTTAACAATCATTGCCCTCGCAGCTTTTATGGGGAGAGCAACAGAGAGCTTAGCTGTTGTAGCTGGTCCTCGAATAGGCGGTCTATTAAATGCTACGTTTGGTAACGCTGTAGAATTAATTATTTCTATTTTTGCTCTAAAAGAAGGCCTTACAGCTGTGGTGCTTGCATCGTTAACCGGTTCTGTATTAGGAAATCTTCTTCTTGTAGGCGGTCTTTCATTCTTCATCGGGGGATTAAAATTTAAGCGTCAAGAATTTAATGTCTATGATGCAAGACATAATTCTGGATTATTGATCTTTGCCGTTATCGTTGCGTTTGTTATTCCTGAAGTGTTTGCTAGCGAAATGGACGAAGCGAAGACCATGTCCCTGAGTGTTGGAATCTCCATTATTCTCATCATCTTGTACTTGGCGGCGTTATTTTTTAAGCTGGTAACGCATCGAGGCGTATATCAGCATAAAAGTGAAGAAGTGGAAGAACATGAGGAGCCAGAGTGGTCAATGTGGAAAGCGATTGCTGTTCTCTTTTTGTCTACGTTAGCTGTAGCTTACGTATCCGAAAGCTTGGTTAGCACAATCGAAATTGTATCGGAAAGCTTTGGCTGGAGTGAGCTGTTCATCGGGGTCATCATTGTAGCGATTGTTGGGAACGCGGCAGAGCATGCTTCCGCTATTATTATGGCCGTTAAAAATCGCATGGGTGTAGCTGTTGAAATTGCTGTTGGATCAACTTTACAAGTAGCGATGTTTGTAGCACCGATATTAGTGTTAGTTTCTCTATTGTTCGAAAACCAAATGTCTCTTGTCTTTACTTGGCCCGAGTTGATCGCGATGGTAACGGCCGTATTTTTAACTATTGCTATTTCTAATGACGGAGATACAAACTGGTTCGAAGGTGCAACTCTTTTAGGTGCTTATATTATTATGGGAATTGGTTTTTATCTTATTTAAAAAAGAAGAGGCTGGGACAAAAATGTTTTAGTTGAAAGAAGATCCGAACGATTAATCGTTCGGATTCTTTTGGTGTAAGCAAATGTAAGAATTTCCCTTTTGGTATTCAGGATAAAACAGGAGATGTTTGAAAAAACTATGGTTGCATTCATTAACGATGTTGAAAGGAGTTTCTAGATGTTACGTAAATTGCTTTTATTTGTGTTTACCATCATTATTTCATTTTCATGTTCAACGAAGATCGCCATTGCTAAAACAGCTCAGCCTACCATCAACGTGCCTTCTTCAGCTTTAAATATTTCAAAAGAAAATACCTATCCAAATGCTAGTCAAGACACGCCATATTTGCAGCCGAGTGAGTTTACAAAAGAGCTCATTGAAACATCAAATGTAAAAATTGA
This genomic interval carries:
- a CDS encoding phenolic acid decarboxylase, whose protein sequence is MEKFIGNHMIYTYENGWEYEIYIKNENTIDYRIHSGMVAGRWVRDQKVDIVKLTEGVYKVSWTEPTGTDVSLNFMPYEKRMHGIIFFPKWVHEHPEITVCYQNNHIDLMHESREKYETYPKYVVPEFADITFIKNVGANNEEVIAQAPYEGMTNDIRAGKLI
- a CDS encoding OsmC family protein, producing MEFNMKKEAGFTTNLPYGELHIAGDEEYGFRPYQLMVSSIAVCSGGVLRKILEKKRIAFSDLRIQADVTRNDEKAGRIEKIHLHYIITGEDLPLDKIEKSVELARKNCSMLQSVVDSIEVTETFEIK
- a CDS encoding pyridoxamine 5'-phosphate oxidase family protein gives rise to the protein MSNNDVKNQILSVLDDYTIGTLATIQDGKPYSRFMMFFHEDLVLYTATNKDTHKVEELEKNPYVHILLGYDGQGWSDPYVEVEAKVNVETNEELKKKFWNEKLKEWIKSPDDPHYLLLQLTPERMRYFDKAGSKPKEI
- the cax gene encoding calcium/proton exchanger, which gives rise to MINRIFLIAVILGVPLSVIGHMMHWSDVLMFIIYCLTIIALAAFMGRATESLAVVAGPRIGGLLNATFGNAVELIISIFALKEGLTAVVLASLTGSVLGNLLLVGGLSFFIGGLKFKRQEFNVYDARHNSGLLIFAVIVAFVIPEVFASEMDEAKTMSLSVGISIILIILYLAALFFKLVTHRGVYQHKSEEVEEHEEPEWSMWKAIAVLFLSTLAVAYVSESLVSTIEIVSESFGWSELFIGVIIVAIVGNAAEHASAIIMAVKNRMGVAVEIAVGSTLQVAMFVAPILVLVSLLFENQMSLVFTWPELIAMVTAVFLTIAISNDGDTNWFEGATLLGAYIIMGIGFYLI